One Candidatus Hydrogenedentota bacterium DNA segment encodes these proteins:
- a CDS encoding LptE family protein, with protein sequence MFSRRVIRRFPVPGRRTLLLGLAAAALAAALPGCGYSTGSSLDPKYRTIAVSPFYDKTREYDLQAPLTNAVIRKFVNDSRLQVVRPEDADLLLEGMIVDFTRRGLIYDRNDETTQALLAVTAGVRLTDRQTGDVLWEDPMITGETSFYTRAAGQSSDRLRGNAEVFLPTVRSFPTEEENRAASEALEQLATVIFHRVVEPW encoded by the coding sequence ATGTTTTCCCGTCGCGTCATCCGCCGTTTTCCCGTTCCGGGCCGCAGGACCCTTCTGCTGGGCCTTGCGGCGGCGGCGCTGGCTGCGGCGCTTCCCGGCTGCGGCTACAGCACGGGGAGTTCCCTCGACCCCAAATACCGCACCATCGCCGTGTCCCCCTTCTACGACAAGACCCGCGAATATGACCTCCAGGCGCCCCTGACCAACGCGGTCATCCGCAAGTTTGTCAACGACTCGCGTCTCCAAGTGGTCCGTCCGGAGGATGCCGACCTCCTGCTCGAGGGCATGATAGTGGACTTCACCCGGCGCGGCCTCATCTATGACCGCAACGACGAGACCACCCAGGCGTTGCTGGCGGTGACCGCCGGGGTCCGCCTCACGGACCGGCAGACGGGCGACGTGCTCTGGGAGGACCCGATGATCACCGGCGAGACCTCCTTCTACACCCGCGCCGCGGGCCAGTCCTCCGACCGGCTGCGCGGCAACGCCGAGGTCTTTCTGCCCACGGTCCGCTCTTTCCCCACGGAGGAGGAGAACCGCGCCGCCTCCGAGGCGCTGGAGCAGTTGGCCACGGTCATCTTCCACCGCGTGGTCGAGCCCTGGTGA
- the bamD gene encoding outer membrane protein assembly factor BamD, giving the protein MRISARAALAAVLLAGFAVSAHAQWTWTPQTGRWVNMKRLPKETAELQIEYARGLMLQGDYRKAYRETDKFTQFYAGDPMADENQFLRGEILLAQGKRMEAAKAFQQLLAGYPDTKRYGDAIKKQYEIGDRYYDQGLQRIDKRFALFKKRPLKRAAEVYAMVVENQPFTAEAAEAQYKIGLSHYARKEYIESAFEYRRVVEDYAGSDFVDEASFGLAMCYYKASLPPAYDQAPSQLAVDAVDEFKARYPQDERNAELVGKRAEMRESMAAQRLATARFYEKRRDFPAARIYYEAVARDFNDTQAAGTAQSWIEANGGVTHVGLKYGANGAR; this is encoded by the coding sequence ATGCGAATCAGTGCGCGCGCTGCGTTGGCAGCGGTTTTGCTGGCCGGGTTTGCCGTGTCGGCCCATGCCCAGTGGACTTGGACCCCCCAGACCGGGCGTTGGGTGAACATGAAGCGTCTCCCGAAGGAGACGGCGGAGCTGCAAATTGAGTACGCCCGCGGGCTGATGCTCCAGGGGGACTACCGCAAGGCCTACCGGGAGACGGACAAGTTCACCCAGTTCTACGCGGGCGACCCGATGGCCGACGAGAACCAGTTCCTGCGCGGTGAAATCCTGCTGGCCCAGGGCAAGCGGATGGAGGCGGCCAAGGCCTTCCAGCAGCTTCTTGCGGGTTATCCCGACACGAAGCGCTACGGCGACGCCATCAAAAAACAGTACGAGATCGGCGACCGCTATTACGATCAGGGGCTCCAGCGCATAGACAAGCGTTTCGCCCTCTTCAAGAAGCGCCCGCTGAAGCGCGCCGCCGAGGTCTACGCCATGGTCGTGGAGAACCAGCCCTTCACGGCGGAGGCGGCCGAGGCCCAGTACAAAATCGGCCTGAGCCACTATGCGCGCAAGGAGTACATCGAGTCGGCCTTCGAGTACCGCCGCGTGGTCGAGGACTATGCGGGTTCCGACTTCGTGGACGAGGCCTCCTTCGGCCTGGCCATGTGCTACTACAAGGCCTCCCTGCCCCCCGCCTACGACCAGGCGCCGAGCCAGCTCGCCGTGGACGCGGTGGACGAGTTCAAGGCGCGCTATCCGCAGGACGAGCGGAACGCCGAACTGGTGGGCAAGCGCGCGGAAATGCGCGAGTCCATGGCGGCGCAGCGGCTGGCCACGGCCCGGTTCTACGAGAAGCGCCGCGACTTCCCGGCGGCCCGGATTTACTACGAGGCCGTCGCCCGCGACTTCAACGACACCCAGGCGGCCGGCACGGCCCAGTCCTGGATCGAGGCAAACGGCGGCGTTACCCATGTGGGCCTGAAGTACGGCGCCAACGGCGCGCGGTAA